A single genomic interval of Natator depressus isolate rNatDep1 chromosome 14, rNatDep2.hap1, whole genome shotgun sequence harbors:
- the LOC141998505 gene encoding olfactory receptor 6N1-like, translating into MADWRNQTAITEFLLLGFGELPDLQILLFLIFLVIYMATVSGNTLIMVLIVADQHLHTPMYFFLGNLSCLETCYTTTILPRMLASLLTGDRTISVSGCITQLYFFGSLAGTECCLLAAMSYDRYLAICKPLHYSTLMNTRVCLHLAAGSWLNGFLALTIFVLFLSQLIFCGPNEIDHFYCDPLPLIELSCSHTHQVILADFILSCIFTLPPFLLTLTSYMCIIATILRIPSTTGRQKAFSTCSSHLIVVTIFYGTLMIVYLLPKHDTLRDLNKVVSLSYTVLTPLVNPLIYSLRNREVKEALSKAVSKCGFHRNVQIHLDNNIA; encoded by the coding sequence ATGGCAGACTGGAGAAACCAAACAGCCATCACAGAATTCTTACTCCTGGGATTTGGGGAGCTCCCTGACCTACAAATTCTTCTCTTCCTGATATTCCTAGTGATCTACATGGCAACCGTGTCCGGGAACACCCTCATCATGGTGCTCATTGTGGCTGATCagcaccttcacacccccatgtacttcttcctggggaatTTGTCCTGCCTGGAGACCTGCTATACCACAACCATCCTGCCCCGGatgctggccagtctcctgactggggacagaaccatCTCAGTCAGTGGCTGCATCACACAACTGTATTTCTTTGGGTCTCTGGCAGGTACAGAATGCTGTCTCCTAGCAGCGATGTCTTATGATCGGTATTTAGCGATATGTAAACCCCTGCATTATTCAACTCTGATGAATACCAGGGTTTGCCTCCATTTGGCTGCTGGCTCCTGGTTAAATGGTTTTTTGGCTCTTACCATCTTTGTCTTATTCCTATCACAATTAATATTCTGTGGCCCAAATGAAATTGACCATTTCTATTGTGATCCCCTCCCACTGATAGAGCTCTCCTGCAGTCACACCCACCAGGTCATATTGGCGGATTTCATACTATCCTGTATATTCACCCTGCCTCCATTCCTACTAACTCTGACATCCTATATGTGCATCATTGCCACCATCCTGAGAATCCCTTCCACCACCGGgaggcaaaaggccttttccacctgctcctctcacctcattGTGGTGACAATTTTCTATGGAACCCTAATGATTGTGTACCTGCTACCGAAACATGATACACTGAGAGACCTGAACAAAGTGGTCTCTCTTTCCTACACGGTCCTGACTCCCCTGGtaaaccccctcatctacagcctgagaaacagagAGGTCAAGGAAGCCTTGAGCAAAGCAGTCAGTAAATGTGGCTTTCACAGAAATGTGCAGATACACCTAGATAATAACATAgcctga